From Eremothecium sinecaudum strain ATCC 58844 chromosome III, complete sequence:
TACCTGAATGCCAAGCTATTGCTGCGGAGGGTTTGTGCAAGTTGTTTTTGAGTGATGTGTTTACAGATGATGATTTGTTTGAAACACTAGTACTCTCATACTTCTCCCCCGCTAATGCTGACAATGAAGAACTTGTGCAAGCATTTGCTTTCTGTCTTCCTGTATACTGTTTTTCCCATAGCAATCATCAATCCAGAATGGCTCGAATTGCTAGTGATATATTGTTGAGATTATCTGTGCTATGGGATGACCTGCAAAATTCAACTGATGTAGATTCACCTTCAAAAGATTCAATGTTAAAGCCAAATGCCATATTTCAGCAATTAATTGACTGGACTGATCCATTTAAATTAGTCAAAGAAGATTTAGCCAATGCAGAAAAGCTTGAGTTTCAATTAGACTTCTTGCTAGACGTACTAAAGTCTTACAATAAGTTTGAACGTAGAGATGTGAAAAAGATGATAATAACTAACCTCTCTAAGTTTAAAATTACTAAACATCATGACGTTATAAAAATAAAAGAAGTCGTTGAGCATCTCCATGATATCCTAGAAAATGATACAACGGATAAAACATGTAAAAATTGCATAACTAATCTGCTGGATAATTACGGTATGTTAATTGCAGATGTGGAGGATCGTTCAAAAGAAAACAGTTTAAGTACTGATAATAACTCAGAAGAGCCACCGGTCGGAGCAGCAGGTGAAAATCAACCTAATTTATCATATGTTGACCACCGTGGTGAATATGAGGACGGGAATCATACAAAGGGTGACGAAACCAATTCCTCTACAAGTGGATCTTCTGACTTGGGCATTTCGACTGTGAATTTATCGAGTAATTCTACGACTTTAAAAAGGACCAGGTCAAGAGAGCACATAGCTGAAAATGATTAATAAAATGTATAAATTGTGCATGCTCTCAGACATAATAAAAAGTTCTTACAAGTTTAATCTATCCGCGCTTATGTATGAAAAATTCCCCTAATATTTGGTCATCCTTCAGATTCTCTTTTACTACAAAATAGATCGCCATTAGTAAGTTTGGGAACCGTTTAATGAAGTAGGTGTAGAATCCGTCTGGGATAGGGCCCATTATGTCAGCTAATACATCTGGCAAATCATGAAAATGATGGTACTTATTCCTGAGAGCCCTTAGTAGGTCCATTAGTTTATCGCCATGGTACTTCCTGTATTTTCCTAAGTTGCTGATAAAAAGTTGATCAAAGCAAGCCATCCAATCCATTTCAGGTATTACATCAACGGcaacttcttcaagctTTAAAAGCAATGGACTAGGTGGGTCCCTTCTTTCAATTTCAAATCGATCGCTTACTTTTAGTAGGAACTCCAGCTTTTTTGGTACTGGCCAAAAAAATGGATGAGTTAATAATGCATGGGATGTTGGTCTCATTAATGGATCCGACTGTATCATTCGGCTAACTAAGTCTTTAGCTTCTAAGACACAACTTCTGTCCTTAATAAACTTACTCATATCTTCAAGTGAATACTCGCCCTTGATGATATTTGCTTCTCTGATAAATTTATCCCCAAATGGATGTCTACCATTCGTAAGCACATAATAAAACACGCATCCTAATGAGAAGATATCAATCGCTCGCGTTAAACGCTGCTTCGCATGTTTTTCATTAACAGAATCAAACGATACGTTTGAAGTGGAGTTGCTTTCTGTTGTTAAAGATTCCTCATTGTCTATAGCATCCGATATCCGTATCCTGCCATTAAGTAATTCTGGTGCTCTCCAACCGCTTGTTCCCGCAGCGTTATTCATATTTGTTTTAAATGAAGACTCTTCTGCATCTAATTTCTTACACAACCCAAAATCAGAAATAAGTATTCGGACGCTATTGGCGTTATGTGGATTTTGAGGATATTGTTTGCTAGGTGCAACCAAAATATTCTGTGGTTTTAAGTCCCTGTGTACAATTTTCATGGAATGCAAATGAGCGATTCCTGATGCCATTTGATATAAAACGTTCACCGGGTTGGCCTTCTGATGTAGCTCGTAAAATTTATGTGATCCATCCTTTGCTTCAATAATGTCCTCCAGAGTAGCAGTACATAACTCTAAAGCAATGTATAAAAACTTTTCTGTAACTTCAGAACAATAATATCTCACTACATTTTCATGATAGTCACTTTCGGTTAATAGTTTAATTTCATGTGAAGCAATATCGTAAAAGTCTATTAACATTCTCTTCACAGCAACTGCTCTATGTTGGAAGGTTCCCTGGAATACTATAGTTCCAGATGATCCATAACCTAAAATCTTATCCGATATAGCAATATTTTTGAGATCATTTTTAAATTCAAAATCTTTTGTATTTGGCACACCCTCTCCAGAGGAATATGTCCTTCTTTTACTGGTTTTTGCTCCTCTTTTACCTCTCCTGCGCTTCTTTTTCTCTGATTCTTTCGCTTCCTCCTCATTAGCATCACTGGAATgttctttttcttttgtaCTCAGCTGTTCTGTTGAGCTAGTTTTCTCTTCTACAAGCGTGGAAGAATCTGTTCTCACAACTTCGCTCGAAATCTCAACCGACGGCGGTTCAACATGCTGTACAGGAATTATCCCACTCTTTTCCAACAATATATGTAAAGGTGGAATAACCTTAAAGTTCGATAACAACATAATAAAAAATATAGACATCATTAACGTCACACCACTCTCAAATACCCTGTAAAAGAATTTTGCAAATACGGAAAACAAAGAGTTCGAACCTGAATTCAATTTTCGAGAAGCTTCATCTTCCAACATCATTCGATAGTGGAGCAACTCTTTAGGTGACATATATTTACCTAATGACCTGGAATTGGGGTCACTTATGGAAGGCATCTTGTTCTTCGGTGGATCTAATAGTCCCGTTTGCTTATCATTAAATGATTGATAAGAGTACTCCTCATCGTTAATTAGAAATTTATCGAATGGAAAGTATTCAATGGTGTGTACACCAGTCACAGCAGCTTTGAATAGTTCTTCATCCTCAAATATCTGTGCTTTTCTCCATCCCTTACTTGAACTGAACTTAGATTTAGGAGCAGTTTCCACAAGGGACGGGAAATAGGCACTTGACATTGCAAACCATGACTTATTCTTAGTTTGGTCTAAGTAGACCTCATAtttattttcatcaaaatcTTCTGTTGTCTTTAAGGGGTGGGGCAACAATATTTTCTCATTGGTGGAATAATCCATGTAAATGTCAAAAACGTTGTTAACTATTCCAGGGAATTTTGGAGAAACCCATTTTGCAATGGTGAAGTCAGAATCAATAGCTAGTAGCGTCTTATCACGGAAAGGCCCAACGTATATGCCATCGGGTGATTTAATATTTTGGGAGGCCAAATAATTATCGATGGTATTTGGTTGCCATTGAGCGTACGTCACATTATAGATAGTGTTCTCCTTAGTATGGATACCCAGCTCATATACCGTTTTTCCAAGAACTAAAACATTGTCACATTCTTCGCCTTCATAACCTCTTGTACAATTAACCTTAGAGCTTTTGTACACTTTATTTTCAGTTCCTGGACCATATACAGAGAATATCTCACCTGTAAAAGCATCTAGCGTGTAGACGGCAGTCATTCGGGATCCAGTATAGATTTTCTGATCCTCTAACGTAGTACCATTATCATCAACAACTATTTTCGTCTTTAAATCCATTGGTGCAAGGTTCACAAGTTGTTTTATAGATACTGGAAGTTTTTGCAAACCTTGGTAGGTGCTGAAGTAGTAAATGTTACCATCACCATACGGTTCAACTATCAGTGTCTCGTTTTTAACTTTAACTGGCTCAGAAACCTCAAGAAGGGGAGGAAAGTTATCACTGCAAATTGACCAAAGGAGCTGCCCATTCTGCCTATTCAAAGCATGCAAGCCTCCTTCGATATCTGTAACTATTAATATGTCAGACAGCGTTAAAGTACTAATGTCCACATGATTTCCATTCAAAGTCAGCATTGAACGCGAAGGTGAATTCGCCTCTTGCGAGTCTAATATTGCATCTCCACTGTTTTCAATCATCATAGGAGTTGCATATCGTGGCCTATATGCTATATCGGCTAACTTACCAACCGAGTTTGTCGTCAAAACAGGGCATGCGGACTTTCCAGAGCTCTGATAACTATTCAGTATATCCGCTTCCTCATTACCATATATACCGTCCATGTCACCTACTGAACCTAATCCACAACGCAGCTTAATGTCATCATTTGATCCCAAATGTTTATCGCTGTTAGCCATCGCCCATGAGTGATTTAAATACGACACCAAAAGAAGCACACGAATGAGCACAGAGAAAAACCGTTTAGCTCTAATTAAACCCATATTTCATAAATATAAAAATATTGTATTGGTATCGATACCTTGTGCAGTTGCTTCGCAAAATGTTTTGCCTCAGTATGGGGTTTTAAAGGTCCCGAAGGATTTAAATCCTATAAAACAATACTAAATTTCACTTCAAAGGATATGAATGTAAAAACGGACCTGGTGTATTTCACACGTCTTAATTCACAGCAGTGATTCGCTTAATATGTAGAAGCAGTTCAACTCACTTTTTATATTTTTACGGGTTGCTATCAGCGTTAACGGACCTTCTCGCAAGTGACTTTTTAACGGTCTCAGAACTTCAGAACTTCAGAACTTCACGGAATATAGAACAATATAAAAATTCAGTAGTTATTTGCACATGGATAGCTTAAATTCAACAGGATCCTGAGTTTAGCTCACCCATTCTGCGTGCACTCGGTTTGGTTCATTATTTCCTTCTATTAACTCTCAAAGATATATTATAACTGATAGATTATCGGATTATGTAAACATGAATTACCCACCTATTACCCAACATTACAGGATATTATGACAAAGTGGAAGTTAGTCTTCAGTGCTGAAATTCATTTCTTCAAATATCTCTTTTATTCTACAGTTTTTCTCATTTGCAATGAATTGTACAAGCCTTAACCCCGTATCTCTCAGTTCATTGTACTTCTTCAGGTTTTTGATGTGCTTATCATTTAGATTATATGGAGTTACTTCACTGTAGTGAGGTTGAGGTTAGTATTTTCAACTGATCTATTGTTTTGGAAGGTGGCTTATGTTTACTACGTGATGTAATAGCCTGATACTTACATGTTGTTAGTTTCACATAGTTCCTTGAAATTAAGCTCCAGCTGGTCACAGCTGGCCATAAGGTCCTTTAATTTTGTATTCTTTTTATTAATTCTAGCAACTATATTATCCATTGTTGTTTGCCTTTTGCTAATGTGTTGGTAAAGTATATTAGAATAGCCGCCGTGCTAAAATTTAGAATATTATAAAACAGGATTTTTATTAAGTCTTGTTATACGCTTAAGGTGTCAATATATAGCCCTAAAACAGTCAATACGTAGTTCAGTTGTCCATTATATATTTACACGGTTAAAGTGATTCCATTCGTTCTTTTAGCTGCTCAAGTTCCAACTCTGCAATTTTAATTGCTTCTCGGAGTTCTTGACGTTTATGATTTTTTACTAGATCATCAGATTTACGATAAGAATAAAGAGATTTACCAGCATCAACTATACCGCTTCTGCTGTCTATCCAATCCCAAATAGAAGATTCAGCACTTGCTAAAACTTCTAGTTGatttttttgtttatgATCCTTATCGACATCATATAGTGTATTTATAGCTGGCGTGTAGTTGTATTCAAATCCGTTGATTAGAATCTTACCGGGTTCAGAAAAGTTAACTTTGCTGCTTCTAAAACTTAGAACAGGAAACAAAACTGTCAAGAGTATCAAGATCAAAATGCCCAGTATAATGATTCTAGTCCAGGAAGAGTTAAGATCAAGTATTGGAAAGACCTTGTTAATATGTGACACACGGTCATTCCATCCGCCTTTTTGAATGGTTTTTGATTCCACACGGGTCAACTTAGGagactttgatttcttaGGTCTCTGGGAATTTTTACGTTTTTGGGTAGCACGCCTCTGTACAGTAGTGGAGCTGTTAGTTTCCACAATTGCTTTCAATTCCTCTGCCATTATTTTAACACCTACTTTTTGGCCTTCCACAGAGCCTTTTTCGATAGCACCCTTAATCCAACTTCTACCGGTCCACTCTACATTTGTTACCACTAACATGTTCGTTGAGTTATTCTTTCCCCAAGACAAATAGTATCTAGTATGAACAGCAAATGAATTACCGGAAGGCACATCAGGCGTTTTACCTATTTGTTCAATACATGCATGACTGTCAACATTGAAATTTAATATCTGCTCCTGAATATAACAGCGAGTACTTTTAGGCCCTAGAGGGTTTGTTAGAGGTCTGGTATATTCATATTCTCTCTTGCCTTCATTAAACTTTGGTATTTCAGATAATTCAAAAACTTTTTGTTTCTCTAAAATCCTTTTGATATAGGAGGTATCATCACCGAATAGTAGTTGATATACAGTGCCCAAAGGAGAGTTTATGTTAATCGAATCGGAAACAACATTATCGCCCGCTTGTTTAACATACTGAATTGGTGTGGGTGGGTGTGAACTTGGGCCTATGGTTGGTAGTGAGAATGTAGAAACTGGCTCCCTGTTTTGCTGTTTAAAATTGGAACGTTTACTTGGTTTCAGCATCTTTTGTAATATGCTTACCAATTCCTTCATAGTCACATCCACACCATCGAAGACTCCTTTCTCTATGGCAGCTTTAACCCAACACTTTCCTGTCCATTCCACACCTACGTATATTTCTAAGTTTGTGCAATTATTTTCGCTCCATGATAGAACAAATGTAGCCCTGACCTGGAACGAGTTACCAGATGGCACGTCTGGTGTTTTTGAAATTTGGCTAACGATAATATACGCGTCGGCATCAAAATTCTCAACAGTCTCTGTTATGTGGCAAACTGTGCTGCTTGGACCAAGTGGGGAGTTTATTGGCTTGGTATAACTGTAAGTCCTTCTTTTCGACTGTAAAAGCTGACCTATCTCGGTTATGTCCGTACATTTTAATGAAGTTAGTATGCCCTTTAGGTAGCTAGTCTCGTCTCCAAATAAAACAGCTGCAACTTTGCCCACTGGAGCGTTTACTGTTGCTTGCACAATTCTCCTTTCTGAAGGACTTGTCGAATACTGAGGAAGTGTAGGAGCATGCTCGTGGGCACCAATAATAGAAATGCTTGATCCAGATGGCGCCTTTAAAACTCCGCTTTCATAACGGTTAATACTCTCAACCTCAAGTTCTGAGAGGATATTGCTATCTGTGTAATCATCCTCGTAGTCAGATCCTTCATAACCAATAGAACCTTTCCCGGCTCCTGAGTATATATTTTCATCACTATCATAATTTTCGTGTAGCCGGTATTCTAAGTCCGGTCCCTTAATATCATTTGAAGATTgaccttcttctttcaaGTCGCCAATCTTATCGTTGGATTTATGAGACGAAGTGTCACCCAACACAAGCTGATTCCAAACATTTACAATCACTTCAAAAGTCGTATCCCTTGAAATAAAAGAGGCAAATACGTACTTTTTCTGTAACGTATGGAACGCTATTGCGTTGGGAAATATTCCAGCagtattcttcttctcaaCCTGTAGGATTTCTTTTAAAGGAATAATAGCAGTGCTAACATAGCCTAAAATGTTGGAATAAAAGGCCAAGTTTTCAGTAGAAATATAAAGACGTCCTTGTATTAGTATATTCCTTGACCATGCACAACTGTAATCAGCTATTAATCTCTCAAAAGGTGAGATTTCTCTGTCTTTAAACAATATGTGAAATTCATAGTTCCTTTTGCTTGATGCATATGACTTTGTATCCAAGTCAAAAATGGATCCAGGAAATCCATCTTCTCTCTTATCAACTGAAGCGGCTACAGAGTTGGCGCCAACGATAATATTGTCATTTTGAAGTTCTGCATCAGCGGAATAAAAAGAGCTTTTCACAGCGCCAAATGTTAACGACGGAAACCTCTTTAGGCGCACATGGGATGGAGAATACGATCTCGCAAATCGAGCGCTATTTTTAGGATTTAGCTCCGTATTATTTTCGACCTCGTTGATCGCCTCCTTGTTAACTTTCCGCACTGTTGGGACCTCCTCCAAACGAACACTACCGCTCAAATCTAGTTTTCCAAGATTATGTGGAGTTGAGAACTTGGTAGGGTCGGAATATCTGCGAGGGTGCAGAAAATCTTTCGAAGGTAAAGTTACGCCCCTTTGGCGGGATCTAAAAGTTGTTGCTATTTCGGGACTTTGCTCCATTAGAGGGAAAGATGGGGCTCGCATAACAGGAGGTGCTGCAGTAATTGACATGTTTACGCCCTCTTTTGCTGGGAGTTTAATTTCATTAGATTTATCGAAGAACTCTAACGTTAACTCTCCATTGCCAATCTCTGCTGCTGCAGAATTCGCCTTATAGGGCAAAAATGCCAAGTTATCTATAGGAGATTTAGAACCCATAGCCCTTGCTTCGCTGGTATTGCCCTGCAATACGTTATTAGCCACAGGTCTAATCTGCCTTTCGGTTCCCCCAGGCATGGCAGGGTCACGAGCAACCCTGGATTCTTCATTGCCGTCACGAAGTCCTTCTTCAGTAGATAATTCGCTGTTATCCGTCATACTCTGCCAACCATTACCACTATATTGCGTTGCTCCCGCATTTGCGGAATTATCAGACAAAGGAGTGTTCCCTGTACAGACAGGCATATAATTGGCATTGTCCACACATGGGTTTGAGGACAACATTAGGTCAAGGTGTTTGAGAAATGAAGGACTGCGTACTGCTGGTCTTAGTcgttgctgctgtttttGTATCCACGGATCATAATTGTCGGTATCAAAATGACGAACATCGCCATTAATCCCGTTTTCAGAAGATGGAGCAAAATTTCGAACTCTCTCGGAACCAGCATCATTCAATTCAGCATTACCACCTCCAGAAGGCTTAATTATGAGGTGTTGTGCAGCATTTTGTGCCGCAGAAATCAAGGAAGAAATGATACCATCGCTACGTTGAGGATCCCGCAATTGTGATGAAGGTATTTCTTCCGCTGCAGAAGGTTCCAAAGGTGTCAAGCTGAGGATAGTATCCCTTTGCCCCTTTTCGTTCCCCGCACTTAGAGAGTGAGAAGAATCGGAAAATGAACGTTCTTCAACCGGAGACCATCGGTCTGTATCACCTCTCGAATAATCACCACTAGAAGTGCCACTTATTTCTGGTACAGAACTATTGGAGTATGAACGAGCCGGTAACTCCTTCCTACCAACAACCACTTGGTCCCTCGCACGTCTTTTAGGAATATGTATAGCATCAAAAGCTGTAAACGATCGTCCACGCACAGCGCTTCTTTTTACAGTACCATTATTAGTCGGCGAATCATCTGATTTTTTACTACTTGTATGCTTCCCAATGATGGAACGCCTCTGCTTCCGGAGAAAGGTTTTTGCGCCATCACCTAATGCCTTTAACCTGTTTCCCTCATGTCCGGGACCCATAGAGTTACCCATATTGGTAAAAACTTCTCTTTACAAGAtaaatacaataaataGCTCTACTTCTGGGTAGTTTTTAGTTATGCAATGATCAGTAGAGGCGTCAGATGTCTTTTCTGGTAGAATAACAGTACTCTTCTAAGCAGATTGTAATCATAACCCTTTTCTAAACGGCAAATTGCTAAATAAAACCACATAAGTTCAACTGTCATACTGTACGTACACACTATATGCCTGTCGCAAGCAGAAGCTGCTACTCTACACGTGCTACAATTGCTAGCGCTATTATACTAGTTCAGCGATCCTCGGCCCATTCATTCTCACGTCTAATCgctgcttcttcttctggaGTGAAGTCGTTAACAATGTTGAACGTCCTTCTAATCTCTTCCGGTGATCGATTCCTGATCATTTCAGCTACAACTTTACAACCCGCATCCAACAATGGTTTGATATTCAAGTAATTCGCAGCTAAAATGATTTCGTAAAGCATTTCTTGGTCAACTTTTAAGAATTCGCGGTCCCAAGCGTCCACGGGAGCTGATTTACGCGAATCGTCGTCTTCCTCGTCAGGAAAGTTAGAATCCTTATGATGTTCGGCCCATTCAATAACTTTTTGAAGAACTGAAGAGCGCACATTAGGAACAGGCATCACAATTTTATCATTCTCTTCTGAAGCCTCAGCTTCATCTTCCGAATCGTCTCGGAAATGTGTATCGTGCATATCATTTAAATAGTTCTTTAGAAGAAGGGAACGCTCCGCAATTTTGCGCTCCACGGTAAAACGCTCCCCTTCCACACTCACTAAGACAACTTTCTGTGCTCTATCAGTCATTATGGGGATATTTTAAGTCCTTGAATCACTCCTAGTTTTAACCAAGGACCTTAAACGTCCCCCTTCTTGTTTCTAGTTAAGTTCGACATCTGATATTATCATTATATACGTGATGGCATAAATGGCATCGAATGGACAGTCAATCCTTTGGACTGAAGAGTAGTATCGGATTTACAAAACTGTTAGGTCTTTGGACGTGTGTAGAGTATTGTTTAGAATCCAAAATTACTATAAACGCTTGCGCTGAGGTCGTCTAGCTCGGGTACAGCGTCTAGGCGTTGTAGGAACTCATTATTGTAGTCATCTGTTGCATTATGCCGAAGCACGTCGCTGCAGACTTCCTTTACGCTTATCGCGTAGAGCGCAACAGGGTATGCTTCTGGAGGACCATTTTGTGGGCCTTTGCGAGCGTTTTTAGAAACTTTCTGCTCTGTTTGCTGCATGATGTAGTGGAAGGACTCATTCACAAGACTCTCGAGTACAATAAGAGTTGCGGTTGACTGCAAGCATGCAGTGGTCTCACGAAGAAGCTGGCGGAGAACAGAGTCGTCCTCAAACAGAATTCGTAACGCAGTTCGGTCGTCGAGAGCTTCCTCTAAGACAAGACGCTGAGCAGCAGGTGAGTCAGGTAGGAAGCACTGGAGAAGAGGCGATTGGGGACCGGGGGCCAACAACTCTGCGTTTATATCGTGAATAGCGTGGGATAGAAGAGTTTCAAAATCAGTAATGCTTAGGCGATCACGTGGAGATAGGTGGCCAAACTGCAAACGGACGTGCTTCTCAATGAGTGGCTGGGCCAACGGCCAACCGCGGTTGAGGAGCCACCAGGACAGCGATAGGAAGGCCTCTTCGTTAATGCAAGCAACAACTGCGGCGCGGTCCTCTGTAGGTGACGATTGCTTTGAATTATCTGTCTCTAAATTGACTTTCGAATCTGGAGAGGATTGCTTCCCGGTAATAAGCCCCACAGCATACGACCAAGCATTCGAAGCCCAGCGGTTCATCGTTTGCGAACGCTCGGACTCGTTCTCTACTGCTAGTTTAATAGCACTGCCAAGGTACTGCCTCCGTGCAAGAATATTCAATTTTAGGCGAGTCAAGAGCAGTAACATGCACATAGTGTATACAATCACCATTAAATGCACCAGACTTTCCTGTTTCAGCTGCTGCCACAATTCAGCCTTACTAGGAACCTGTTGGGAGTCTCCCGACATGGAATCTTGCGAAATAGATCCCGATGAACCTTCCAGTTGATTTTCAGCTATCTTCTTTTTAGACTTCTGCTCCTTTAACGTATGAACAATCGCGTCAAGGTCTGCGTCACGGCTTAACACCGCAGCCAAAACTGGAACCAAACGATGAACAGTATGTACAGCATCTTTCTGAGTCTGATTAAAACGCCGCTTAATCTGCTCTTTGGCAAAATGCTGTTCTTTCAATCGCTGCTGCTGGTTATGGAGCCAATTCTTAAACATTAGCAACGTAAAAATACCCGTTGTTAACATTATTGTCATTAACAGGGTCGAGGTGATCAACTTCCCCTTATTTCTTTGTAATACTCTTCTTGTCATACTTCTCAGATACTTAGTACTATTAGGAGTATATACATGAAGACATACAGTATGAATCAGCCCTTATAAGGAACTCTGCTACGAGAGGTCAAAAACCGAGTCTCCAATTTTTCCGAATTCTAACCATACTAAAGACTT
This genomic window contains:
- the PEX3 gene encoding Pex3p (Syntenic homolog of Ashbya gossypii ADR296C; Syntenic homolog of Saccharomyces cerevisiae YDR329C (PEX3)); the encoded protein is MTRRVLQRNKGKLITSTLLMTIMLTTGIFTLLMFKNWLHNQQQRLKEQHFAKEQIKRRFNQTQKDAVHTVHRLVPVLAAVLSRDADLDAIVHTLKEQKSKKKIAENQLEGSSGSISQDSMSGDSQQVPSKAELWQQLKQESLVHLMVIVYTMCMLLLLTRLKLNILARRQYLGSAIKLAVENESERSQTMNRWASNAWSYAVGLITGKQSSPDSKVNLETDNSKQSSPTEDRAAVVACINEEAFLSLSWWLLNRGWPLAQPLIEKHVRLQFGHLSPRDRLSITDFETLLSHAIHDINAELLAPGPQSPLLQCFLPDSPAAQRLVLEEALDDRTALRILFEDDSVLRQLLRETTACLQSTATLIVLESLVNESFHYIMQQTEQKVSKNARKGPQNGPPEAYPVALYAISVKEVCSDVLRHNATDDYNNEFLQRLDAVPELDDLSASVYSNFGF